A stretch of the Panicum virgatum strain AP13 chromosome 9N, P.virgatum_v5, whole genome shotgun sequence genome encodes the following:
- the LOC120688832 gene encoding uncharacterized mitochondrial protein AtMg00810-like, with protein MPPPVPEAVGHPMVTRRKAGVVKPNPRYTNIAEVDTVPCSVRAALRDLEWFAAMQEDFKALQDNGTWELLGFIPAKSDSSLFVLHCGDAEAHLLLYVDDIVLAASSTELLHQIIDQLRLEFAMKDLGPVHFFLGIQVRRTATGFFLSQVQYAEDVLDRAGMANCTPASTPIDVKGKLSSSTGQPVTDPTFYRSNVVALQYLTLTRPDITYAVQQACLHMHDPRDVHWTLVKRILQYVRGTVGQGLQLRRSSSPTLVAYSDADWAGCPDTHRSTSGFFVFLGDSLVSWSSKRQATVSRSSAEAEYRGVANAAAECCWLRHLLDELHVKVDKATLLYCDNVSAVYLTDNPIHHGRTKHIELDVHFVREKVAIGDIRVHHVPTRQQIADIMTKGLSRALFEEFRSSLCLDDDARTVGGVKVAKPIVLYRLVFVMAQPLAIATIRFSR; from the exons ATGCCTCCACCAGTACCCGAGGCCGTGGGACACCCCATGGTTACGCGACGCAAGGCCGGCGTGGTCAAGCCGAACCCGCGCTACACCAACATTGCGGAAGTCGACACTGTCCCATGCTCGGTTCGTGCCGCGCTCCGTGATCTAGAATGGTTCGCGGCGATGCAAGAGGATTTCAAGGCGCTCCAGGACAACGGCACTTGGGAGCTT CTCGGCTTCATCCCCGCCAAGTCCGACAGCTCCCTCTTCGTTCTTCATTGTGGCGATGCCGAAGCTCATCTACTGCTgtacgtcgacgacattgtcCTTGCTGCCTCTTCGACGGAGCTACTTCACCAAATTATTGATCAACTCCGTCTTGAGTTTGCCATGAAAGATCTTGGACCCGTCCACTTCTTTCTCGGCATTCAAGTGCGGCGCACGGCGACTGGCTTCTTCCTGTCCCAGGTCCAATATGCTGAGGACGTCCTCGATCGGGCCGGCATGGCGAACTGCACACCGGCTTCCACGCCAATTGATGTCAAGGGCAAGCTCTCCTCCAGCACAGGCCAGCCAGTGACTGATCCGACGTTCTACCGCAGCAACGTCGTGGCACTCCAGTATCTCACTCTCACGCGGCCAGACATCACCTACGCCGTGCAGCAAGcatgtctccatatgcatgatccaagAGATGTGCACTGGACTTTGGTGAAACGCATCCTTCAGTACGTTCGCGGCACCGTTGGACAAGGTCTCCAGCTTCGACGTTCATCTTCCCCGACGCTAGTTGCCTACTCGGACGCCGACTGGGCAGGATGCCCAGACACGCATCGCTCGACATCGGGCTTCTTTGTCTTCCTCGGTGACTCTCTGGTGTCATGGTCTTCCAAGCGGCAGGCCACTGTCTCGCGTTCAAGTGCGGAGGCCGAGTACCGTGGCGTGGCAAACGCAGCAGCCGAGTGCTGCTGGCTTCGACATCTTCTCGACGAACTCCACGTCAAGGTCGACAAGGCGACTCTCTTGTACTGCGACAATGTGTCTGCCGTCTACCTGACGGACAACCCCATTCATCATGGGCGCACAAAGCATATCGAGCTTGATGTGCACTTTGTCCGGGAGAAGGTTGCCATCGGGGATATCCGCGTTCATCACGTTCCGACGCGCCAGCAGATCGCCGACATCATGACCAAGGGCTTGTCTAGGGCATTGTTCGAAGAATTCAGGTCCAGTTTGTGCCTCGACGACGACGCACGAACTGTGGGGGGTGTCAAAGTGGCTAAACCCATTGTATTGTACCGGCTAGTCTTTGTTATGGCTCAGCCCTTGGCAATCGCCACGATCCGGTTTTCACGGTGA
- the LOC120692694 gene encoding uncharacterized protein LOC120692694 codes for MVPASDEQRKGKRPVPPSIHTNSSANSSYIQSSNKKQKVSKSNSRAIAEASAKAAAGGTASITIKTSAGMVAGTYAKTTINVSGATGTAKIRSTSTGHGNSLGKRNVIREEHHVV; via the exons ATGGTACCTGCATCAGACGAGCAGCGTAAAGGAAAGCGTCCAGTACCACCCTCAATCCACACAAATTCATCTGCCAATTCATCATATATTCAG TCTAGCAATAAGAAACAAAAGGTGTCTAAGTCAAACTCTAGAGCCATTGCTGAAGCATCTGCAAAGGCAGCTGCTGGTGGGACTGCATCTATTACAATCAAGACAAGTGCTGGCATGGTTGCTGGGACATATGCAAAGACAACCATCAATGTTTCAGGAGCAACCGGCACAGCCAAAATTCGATCCACTTCAACTGGTCATGGAAACAGCTTAGGAAAACGCAATGTCATCAGGGAAGAGCATCATGTAGTTTGA